In Archangium violaceum, the following are encoded in one genomic region:
- a CDS encoding multiheme c-type cytochrome produces MRRLLPGLVLLAALSGCTRKESAPARTEAPGAVLFFSADTRGYLGPCGCSENMRGGIARAAFQIQEARKGPLPVLYVDGGDSLFGAPTLQPEQVPQEESKARALAEAMKRMGLTVRAVGELDDTRGADFRRGLGLPELEPGGVKVLPAGKREVGVVSASDAAGLKQASARARAQGADFVVGLFHGTLEEAQRATATPEPGVDLVLATHTASEFDGEQNRLARDAVPVVGLQSKGRSLLRVDLAYGAKPGPFTPQKTAEDTEREAASIDRRMELLDKEINLPGIDPNLKRLKQQKREELVARRQALLTTPVTATGDSDSFSVRFVPLESTLASSPEAMAVVNAYDADVGKMNLEWAKAHGQDCPAPAKGQAAFVGSAACADCHKESFPVWEASKHHRAIETLKEVGKQHHLNCTGCHVTGWEQPGGVCRLDKMAGREHVGCESCHGPGSLHVEDPSTDNITARPGQAVCVTCHNRENSPHFDFATYVPRILGPGHGQPQEVKPKP; encoded by the coding sequence GTGAGACGGCTCCTCCCCGGACTGGTCCTGCTGGCGGCGCTCTCGGGATGCACACGCAAGGAGTCGGCCCCGGCGCGCACGGAGGCTCCGGGCGCCGTCCTCTTCTTCTCCGCCGATACCCGCGGCTACCTGGGCCCCTGCGGTTGCAGCGAGAACATGCGCGGCGGCATCGCGCGCGCGGCCTTCCAGATTCAAGAGGCGCGCAAGGGCCCGCTGCCCGTCCTCTACGTGGACGGCGGTGACAGCCTCTTCGGCGCCCCCACGCTCCAGCCGGAGCAGGTGCCCCAGGAGGAGAGCAAGGCCCGGGCGCTCGCCGAGGCCATGAAGCGCATGGGCCTGACGGTGCGCGCGGTGGGCGAGCTGGACGACACGCGCGGCGCCGACTTCCGCCGCGGCCTGGGACTGCCCGAGCTGGAGCCCGGCGGGGTGAAGGTGCTGCCCGCCGGCAAGCGCGAGGTGGGCGTGGTGAGCGCCTCGGACGCGGCCGGACTGAAGCAGGCCAGCGCCAGGGCGCGCGCCCAGGGCGCCGACTTCGTCGTGGGCCTCTTCCACGGCACCCTCGAGGAGGCCCAGCGCGCCACCGCCACCCCGGAGCCGGGCGTGGACCTGGTGCTCGCCACCCACACCGCCTCCGAGTTCGACGGCGAGCAGAACAGGCTGGCGCGTGACGCGGTGCCCGTCGTCGGACTGCAGAGCAAGGGCCGCTCGCTGCTGCGCGTGGACCTGGCCTACGGCGCGAAGCCGGGCCCCTTCACCCCGCAGAAGACGGCCGAGGACACCGAGCGCGAGGCCGCCTCCATCGACCGGCGCATGGAGCTGCTGGACAAGGAGATCAACCTCCCCGGCATCGACCCCAACCTCAAGCGCCTCAAGCAGCAGAAGCGCGAGGAGCTGGTGGCGCGCCGTCAGGCCCTCCTCACCACGCCGGTGACGGCCACGGGCGACTCGGACTCCTTCTCCGTGCGCTTCGTCCCCCTGGAGTCCACCCTCGCCTCGAGCCCGGAGGCCATGGCGGTGGTGAACGCCTATGACGCGGACGTGGGGAAGATGAACCTGGAATGGGCGAAGGCCCACGGCCAGGACTGCCCCGCCCCCGCGAAGGGCCAGGCCGCCTTCGTGGGCAGCGCCGCCTGCGCCGACTGCCACAAGGAGTCCTTCCCGGTGTGGGAGGCCTCCAAGCACCACCGGGCCATCGAGACGCTGAAGGAGGTGGGCAAGCAGCACCACCTCAACTGCACCGGCTGCCACGTCACCGGTTGGGAGCAGCCCGGTGGCGTGTGCCGCCTGGACAAGATGGCCGGCCGCGAGCACGTGGGCTGCGAGAGCTGCCACGGCCCCGGCTCGCTCCATGTGGAGGACCCCTCCACCGACAACATCACCGCCCGCCCTGGCCAGGCGGTGTGCGTCACCTGCCACAACCGGGAGAACTCTCCCCACTTCGACTTCGCCACCTACGTGCCGAGGATCCTCGGCCCCGGCCATGGCCAGCCACAGGAAGTGAAGCCGAAGCCCTAG